In one window of Thermotoga sp. Mc24 DNA:
- the purN gene encoding phosphoribosylglycinamide formyltransferase: MCSVLQRRVPPRIVVLASGNGSNFEAIVNAARSGELSAEIQMLLVDRNCYAIERAKKLQIPWERLEKPWAESLKKRLEELNPDLVVLAGFMRILPAEIVERWKWKIVNIHPSLLPAFPGTHAIEKAYEYGVKVTGITIHFVDEGVDTGPIIFQKAVEIKKDWSLERLEEEIHKIEHRYYPLVIQKVLEGKWKIEGRRVILEEDIG; encoded by the coding sequence GTGTGTAGCGTGCTTCAGCGGAGAGTACCTCCACGAATAGTCGTTCTCGCTTCGGGAAACGGAAGCAATTTCGAAGCGATCGTGAACGCAGCGCGAAGCGGTGAATTGAGTGCGGAAATCCAGATGCTCCTTGTGGACAGAAACTGCTACGCAATAGAGCGAGCGAAAAAACTGCAGATCCCCTGGGAAAGGCTCGAGAAACCCTGGGCAGAGTCTCTGAAAAAAAGACTCGAAGAGTTGAATCCCGACCTCGTGGTCCTCGCCGGTTTCATGAGGATTCTTCCGGCGGAGATCGTCGAAAGGTGGAAGTGGAAGATCGTCAACATCCACCCTTCGCTTCTTCCCGCGTTCCCCGGGACCCACGCCATCGAGAAGGCCTACGAATACGGTGTGAAGGTCACAGGAATCACCATCCACTTCGTTGATGAGGGAGTCGACACCGGTCCCATCATCTTTCAGAAAGCAGTTGAAATAAAGAAAGACTGGTCTCTCGAAAGACTGGAAGAAGAGATCCATAAGATAGAACATCGGTATTATCCGCTCGTCATTCAAAAGGTACTGGAAGGAAAATGGAAGATCGAAGGAAGGAGGGTTATCCTTGAAGAGGATATTGGTTAG
- the purF gene encoding amidophosphoribosyltransferase: MCGIAGVWNVKDAFSVLHDVLLGLQHRGQESVGVVVDGFKTIKGKGLVDTVLTEDRWEDAEKGIGHVRYSTAGSLEDIQPIVAFTRKGRLAIAHNGNIPNGEKWIEMLKEKGAVFQSSLDSEVFLHLISMSEGDLKESIVKALKKVPLAYSLLILHEEFLAAARDPYGVRPLFYGKYGDGIVVASEDAALKAIGVEDIEEVPPGTVVFFSNNGAETVKFARKEKRFCSFEFIYFARPDSHFLDQSVHIARYRMGEELYRENPIEADVVVPVLDSGLSGAMGFSSASGIPLDIGLMRNRYVGRSFIMPVDREKIVKKKLVPIEDVVSGKRVVVIDDSIVRGTTMGIIVKILREAGAKEVHVGIHSPPVRFPCFYGIDTARKKELVAGERAVEEVKKIVNADSLFYLSLEGLKRAIGRSELCVACFSGEYLHE; encoded by the coding sequence ATGTGCGGAATCGCAGGAGTCTGGAATGTGAAAGATGCCTTTTCTGTCCTTCACGACGTGCTTCTCGGTCTTCAGCATAGAGGACAGGAAAGTGTGGGTGTTGTGGTAGACGGGTTCAAAACGATAAAAGGAAAAGGACTCGTAGACACCGTTCTCACCGAAGACAGGTGGGAAGACGCTGAAAAGGGTATTGGACACGTAAGGTACTCCACGGCAGGATCGCTCGAGGACATTCAGCCAATCGTGGCGTTCACGAGAAAGGGAAGGCTCGCGATCGCTCACAACGGAAACATACCCAACGGCGAAAAGTGGATAGAGATGCTCAAAGAAAAAGGAGCGGTTTTCCAGAGCTCGCTCGACTCGGAGGTCTTCCTCCATCTTATTTCGATGTCTGAAGGAGACCTAAAAGAATCCATAGTGAAAGCGCTGAAGAAAGTTCCTCTTGCTTACTCTCTTCTCATCCTCCACGAAGAATTCCTCGCTGCGGCGAGAGACCCATACGGCGTCCGTCCCCTGTTCTATGGAAAATACGGTGATGGAATCGTTGTGGCATCGGAAGACGCAGCGCTGAAAGCGATTGGTGTGGAAGACATAGAAGAAGTTCCTCCCGGAACGGTTGTGTTCTTCTCGAACAACGGTGCAGAGACGGTGAAGTTCGCCAGAAAAGAAAAGCGGTTTTGCTCCTTCGAATTCATCTATTTCGCGAGGCCGGACAGTCACTTTCTCGATCAGAGTGTACACATAGCCCGTTACAGAATGGGTGAAGAACTCTACAGAGAAAACCCGATAGAAGCGGACGTGGTCGTTCCGGTGCTGGACTCCGGACTTTCCGGAGCGATGGGATTTTCTTCGGCTTCGGGTATACCTCTCGACATCGGTCTCATGAGGAACAGATATGTGGGAAGAAGTTTCATCATGCCGGTGGACAGGGAAAAGATCGTCAAGAAAAAACTCGTCCCCATAGAAGACGTTGTGAGTGGAAAGAGGGTTGTTGTAATCGATGATTCGATCGTCAGAGGAACAACCATGGGCATCATCGTGAAGATATTGAGAGAGGCGGGTGCGAAGGAAGTACACGTTGGCATACACTCTCCACCTGTGCGTTTCCCCTGTTTCTACGGAATAGATACCGCCAGAAAGAAAGAGCTCGTCGCGGGAGAACGTGCCGTGGAAGAAGTGAAAAAAATAGTCAACGCAGACTCTCTCTTTTACCTTTCACTCGAAGGGTTGAAAAGAGCCATCGGGAGGAGTGAACTGTGTGTAGCGTGCTTCAGCGGAGAGTACCTCCACGAATAG
- the purL gene encoding phosphoribosylformylglycinamidine synthase subunit PurL — protein MKLRYLNILKEKLGREPTFVELQAFSVMWSEHCGYSHTKKYIRRLPKTGFEGNAGVVNLDDYYSVAFKIESHNHPSAIEPYNGAATGVGGIIRDVLAMGARPTAIFDSLHMSRIIDGIIEGIADYGNSIGVPTVGGELRISSLYAHNPLVNVLAAGVVRNDMLVDSKASRPGQVIVIFGGATGRDGIHGASFASEDLTGDKATKLSIQVGDPFAEKMLIEAFLEMVEEGLVEGAQDLGAGGVLSATSELVAKGNLGAIVHLDRVPLREPDMEPWEILISESQERMAVVTSPQKASRILEIARKHLLFGDVVAEVIEEPVYRVMYRNDLVMEVPVQLLANAPEEDIVEYTPGKIPEFKRVEFEEVNAREVFEQYDHMVGTDTVVPPGFGAAVMRIKRDGGYSLVTHSRADLALQDTYWGTLIAVLESVRKTLSVGAEPLAITNCVNYGDPDVDPVGLSAMMTALKNACEFSGVPVASGNASLYNTYQGKPIPPTLVVGMLGKVNPQKVAKPRPSKVFAVGWNDFDLERERELWKAVRKLSEEGAFILSSSQLLTRTHVETFREYGLKIEVKLPEVELAHQMVLVFSEKTPVVDAPVKEIGTLSR, from the coding sequence ATGAAGTTGAGATATCTGAACATTCTCAAGGAGAAGCTTGGAAGAGAACCCACCTTCGTCGAGCTTCAGGCTTTTTCAGTCATGTGGAGCGAACACTGTGGATACTCCCACACGAAGAAATACATAAGAAGATTACCGAAAACGGGTTTTGAGGGAAACGCGGGTGTGGTGAACCTGGATGATTACTATTCCGTTGCTTTCAAGATAGAGAGCCACAATCACCCGAGTGCGATAGAACCTTACAACGGTGCAGCAACGGGTGTCGGTGGAATCATCAGAGACGTCCTCGCGATGGGAGCCCGCCCAACGGCCATATTCGATTCACTCCACATGTCCCGAATCATAGACGGTATCATAGAGGGAATAGCCGATTACGGTAATTCCATAGGCGTTCCAACGGTCGGTGGAGAACTCAGGATCTCCTCACTATACGCGCACAACCCCCTCGTGAACGTGCTCGCAGCGGGTGTTGTGAGAAACGACATGCTGGTCGATTCGAAAGCATCGAGACCGGGACAGGTCATAGTGATCTTCGGAGGAGCCACAGGAAGGGACGGAATCCACGGGGCGTCTTTCGCTTCGGAGGATCTCACGGGTGATAAGGCAACCAAGCTTTCAATTCAGGTTGGTGACCCGTTCGCTGAAAAGATGCTCATAGAAGCGTTCCTGGAGATGGTGGAAGAGGGACTCGTGGAAGGAGCTCAGGATCTGGGAGCGGGCGGTGTGCTGTCCGCAACTTCGGAACTCGTAGCGAAGGGGAATCTCGGAGCGATCGTCCATCTGGACCGTGTTCCCCTGAGAGAACCGGATATGGAGCCCTGGGAAATCCTCATAAGCGAAAGCCAAGAAAGAATGGCGGTCGTCACATCACCTCAGAAGGCGAGCCGCATTCTGGAAATAGCCAGGAAGCACCTTCTTTTCGGCGATGTCGTTGCCGAAGTGATAGAAGAACCAGTTTACAGGGTGATGTACAGAAACGATCTCGTCATGGAAGTTCCCGTCCAGCTCCTCGCAAACGCCCCAGAAGAGGACATAGTCGAATACACACCCGGAAAGATCCCAGAGTTCAAAAGGGTGGAATTCGAAGAGGTGAACGCGAGGGAAGTCTTCGAGCAGTACGATCACATGGTCGGAACGGATACCGTGGTTCCACCCGGATTCGGCGCGGCCGTGATGAGAATAAAGAGAGACGGGGGGTACTCCCTCGTCACACACAGCAGGGCGGATCTGGCTCTTCAGGATACCTACTGGGGAACCCTCATAGCCGTGCTCGAGAGTGTGAGAAAGACGCTCAGCGTTGGTGCGGAACCCCTCGCTATAACGAACTGCGTGAACTACGGGGATCCCGATGTTGATCCGGTAGGACTTTCGGCCATGATGACCGCTCTCAAGAACGCTTGCGAATTCTCCGGTGTTCCCGTTGCATCGGGAAACGCTTCTCTCTACAACACGTACCAGGGAAAACCCATTCCACCCACCCTGGTTGTGGGAATGTTGGGAAAGGTGAATCCACAGAAGGTGGCAAAACCGAGGCCTTCGAAGGTGTTCGCAGTGGGATGGAATGACTTCGACCTCGAAAGAGAAAGAGAACTCTGGAAAGCCGTAAGAAAACTCTCAGAAGAAGGTGCTTTCATCCTCTCTTCGTCACAGCTTCTGACGAGAACTCACGTAGAGACCTTTAGAGAGTACGGTTTGAAGATCGAAGTGAAATTGCCAGAAGTGGAGCTAGCACATCAGATGGTGCTCGTTTTCTCTGAAAAAACCCCCGTAGTCGATGCTCCTGTGAAGGAGATCGGAACGCTCTCGAGGTGA
- the purQ gene encoding phosphoribosylformylglycinamidine synthase subunit PurQ: MKPRACVVVYPGSNCDRDAYHALEINGFEPSYVGLDDKLDDYELIILPGGFSYGDYLRPGAVAAREKIAFEIAKAAERGKLIMGICNGFQILIEMGLLKGALLQNSSGKFICKWVDLSVENNDTPFTNAFEKGEKIRIPIAHGFGRYVKIDDVNVVLRYVKDVNGSDERIAGVLNESGNVFGLMPHPERAVEELIGGEDGKKVFQSILNYLKR, translated from the coding sequence GTGAAGCCCAGAGCTTGTGTAGTGGTCTATCCTGGTTCCAACTGTGACAGAGACGCGTACCACGCTCTGGAAATAAACGGCTTCGAGCCCAGTTACGTCGGGCTGGACGACAAGCTGGACGACTACGAACTGATCATTCTACCTGGAGGGTTTTCCTACGGAGACTATCTGAGACCCGGTGCCGTTGCCGCAAGAGAAAAAATCGCCTTTGAAATAGCAAAAGCCGCTGAAAGAGGAAAGCTGATAATGGGAATATGCAACGGATTTCAGATCCTCATAGAGATGGGACTCCTGAAAGGAGCCCTTCTTCAAAATTCGTCTGGAAAGTTCATCTGCAAATGGGTGGATCTGAGCGTGGAAAACAACGACACACCGTTCACAAATGCTTTCGAAAAGGGAGAAAAGATAAGAATACCGATAGCACACGGCTTTGGAAGATACGTGAAGATAGATGACGTGAACGTGGTTCTCAGATACGTCAAAGACGTGAACGGCTCAGACGAACGAATAGCGGGTGTTCTGAACGAGAGCGGAAACGTCTTCGGTCTCATGCCCCACCCGGAAAGGGCGGTTGAAGAACTCATAGGCGGAGAAGACGGAAAGAAAGTGTTCCAGTCCATCCTCAACTACTTGAAGAGGTGA
- the purS gene encoding phosphoribosylformylglycinamidine synthase subunit PurS, translating into MPIFKFAIDVQYRSNVRDPRGETIERVLREEKGLPVKKLRLGKSIHLEVEAENKEKAYEIVKKACEELLVNPVVEEYEVREL; encoded by the coding sequence TTGCCGATCTTTAAATTCGCAATAGACGTTCAGTACAGGAGCAACGTGAGGGATCCGCGCGGAGAAACGATCGAACGTGTTCTTAGGGAAGAAAAAGGCCTTCCAGTGAAAAAGTTGAGACTTGGAAAGTCCATCCACCTCGAAGTGGAAGCGGAGAATAAAGAAAAAGCGTACGAAATTGTGAAGAAAGCCTGTGAAGAACTTCTGGTGAACCCCGTTGTTGAGGAATATGAGGTGAGGGAGCTGTGA
- a CDS encoding phosphoribosylaminoimidazolesuccinocarboxamide synthase, whose amino-acid sequence MNYEGKTKIVRVTGDYALLEFKDDITAGDGLKHDVLTGKGSICAETTAILMKYLSEKNIKTHLVEYIPPRTLKVIPLKMFPLEVVVRLKKAGSFVRRYGGVEGEDLPVPLVEFFIKDDERHDPMVCVDHLEILGIATKERAEKMKETAVKATLALKEFFERANFELWDIKYEFGLDKSENVVLGDEISPDTFRLRKKGDIFDKDVYRRDLGDTLKKYREVLELCRSLNSQ is encoded by the coding sequence GTGAATTACGAAGGAAAGACAAAAATTGTTAGGGTCACCGGCGATTATGCCCTGCTCGAGTTCAAAGACGATATAACCGCTGGTGACGGATTAAAGCACGATGTCCTAACGGGTAAAGGATCCATCTGCGCAGAAACAACCGCTATCCTCATGAAGTACCTCTCTGAGAAAAACATCAAAACCCACCTCGTTGAATACATCCCCCCTCGAACGCTGAAAGTCATTCCTCTGAAAATGTTTCCCCTCGAAGTGGTCGTGAGATTGAAAAAGGCAGGCTCTTTTGTGAGAAGGTACGGTGGAGTTGAAGGGGAAGACCTTCCAGTTCCTCTCGTTGAGTTTTTCATAAAAGACGACGAAAGACACGACCCAATGGTTTGTGTTGATCATCTCGAAATACTCGGCATCGCAACAAAAGAACGGGCAGAAAAGATGAAAGAAACGGCGGTGAAAGCCACTCTCGCTCTCAAAGAGTTTTTTGAAAGAGCGAACTTCGAACTCTGGGACATAAAGTACGAGTTCGGCCTTGACAAAAGCGAAAACGTTGTTCTCGGTGACGAAATCTCTCCCGACACGTTCAGATTGAGAAAGAAGGGTGATATCTTCGATAAAGATGTGTACAGAAGGGATCTTGGTGATACCTTAAAAAAGTACAGGGAGGTGCTGGAACTTTGCCGATCTTTAAATTCGCAATAG
- the ychF gene encoding redox-regulated ATPase YchF — protein MERVGIVGLPNAGKSSFFNFLTDNSVPAESFPFCTIEPNVGILVVQDERVGILAKNEGSKKVVHPFVEIVDIAGLVKGASKGEGLGNQFLDHISKVDVVAHVVRLFEDGRVSHPYQNVDPKRDIEIVETELILKDLETVQKRLEKRLKIARAGDKEARREVELLQNLQEFLSHGKKASKFPRQDRFEEEVIKSLFLLTDKPQMLVFNVDELDEEKGKLIEEIVKEKDEEYIIINVKLEEELKSLPEEEAEVFRREYNLSGDKKKGFFEKILKLLNLVRFLTATQNEARSWTIKKGSTAYEAAGLIHSDIQKGFIKVEVIPFERYVEFGSLKKAREAGAVETHGKDYIIGEGDVIHFLFRA, from the coding sequence TTGGAGAGGGTGGGAATAGTAGGTCTTCCCAACGCGGGGAAATCCTCCTTTTTCAACTTCCTGACCGACAACAGCGTACCTGCAGAAAGTTTTCCTTTCTGCACGATTGAACCGAACGTGGGGATTCTCGTAGTACAGGATGAAAGGGTAGGAATCCTCGCGAAGAACGAAGGATCAAAGAAGGTGGTACATCCTTTCGTTGAAATTGTTGACATAGCGGGACTCGTCAAGGGAGCCAGCAAAGGAGAAGGACTTGGAAATCAGTTCCTTGATCACATAAGCAAGGTGGATGTCGTAGCCCATGTTGTTCGTCTTTTCGAAGACGGAAGAGTTTCTCATCCGTATCAGAACGTGGATCCAAAAAGGGACATAGAAATAGTTGAAACCGAGCTCATACTCAAGGATCTCGAAACCGTTCAAAAACGTCTCGAAAAGCGGTTGAAAATTGCGAGAGCGGGAGATAAGGAAGCAAGGAGAGAGGTGGAACTCCTCCAGAATCTTCAAGAGTTCCTATCCCATGGAAAGAAGGCCTCGAAATTTCCGAGGCAGGACAGATTCGAGGAAGAGGTGATCAAATCCCTCTTCCTCCTCACAGATAAACCTCAGATGTTGGTTTTCAACGTCGATGAGCTGGACGAAGAAAAAGGGAAACTGATAGAAGAAATCGTCAAAGAAAAGGACGAGGAATACATTATAATAAACGTGAAGCTCGAAGAAGAATTGAAATCTCTCCCGGAAGAAGAGGCGGAAGTTTTCAGAAGAGAGTACAACCTTTCCGGTGACAAAAAAAAGGGGTTTTTCGAGAAGATTTTGAAACTTCTGAACCTTGTAAGATTTCTGACAGCGACGCAGAATGAGGCGAGAAGCTGGACTATAAAGAAAGGATCCACTGCCTATGAAGCAGCGGGTTTGATTCATTCAGATATACAAAAAGGGTTCATAAAGGTTGAAGTTATTCCTTTCGAAAGATACGTGGAATTCGGTTCTCTGAAAAAGGCGCGTGAAGCCGGAGCTGTGGAAACCCATGGAAAAGATTACATTATAGGAGAGGGGGATGTGATTCATTTCTTATTCCGTGCTTGA
- a CDS encoding divergent PAP2 family protein, whose amino-acid sequence MLDVWKIFRSTPFTTAVISFLTAQFIKFLIKRDVKMLKSYGGMPSGHVATVSGLTWSLARSTGFDSPYTSIAAIFLVIIFMDAIVLRPAVKKDLGHNFLEALAGLGLGMLIAHIFPAQLHLW is encoded by the coding sequence GTGCTTGACGTCTGGAAGATTTTTCGGAGCACGCCGTTCACCACGGCTGTTATTTCTTTCCTGACGGCTCAGTTCATAAAGTTTCTGATCAAAAGAGACGTGAAGATGCTGAAGAGCTACGGTGGTATGCCCAGCGGTCATGTGGCCACCGTTTCTGGCCTCACATGGTCACTCGCCCGAAGCACGGGATTCGATTCTCCTTACACTTCCATCGCCGCCATTTTCCTTGTGATCATATTCATGGACGCCATCGTCCTGAGACCGGCTGTGAAGAAGGATCTGGGGCACAACTTTCTGGAGGCGCTCGCTGGTCTTGGGCTCGGAATGCTCATTGCCCACATTTTCCCAGCGCAGCTCCATCTGTGGTGA
- a CDS encoding ATP-dependent helicase has translation MKEYRIRSREANLSFLEDLDEEQRRAVVESEGRCIVIAGPGSGKTRVITYKIAYLLANGVDPSRILLVTFTRAAAREMVERAKTVTGRELSEMLAGTFHHVCNYFLRKYAPYVGLERNYSILDREDAESLMRHARSKYFERKSKKEERKNFPQPSVLMAIYSYMRNTLKSLRESIIVKNPKFLDLKEEISEIFDLYEQEKRSQNVVDYEDLLFYAYRLLEENKEIRDREAERFLWVLVDEFQDTNYVQYRIVEHLSSKHGNVLAVGDDAQSIYSFRGARYENVEDFIKVSGTKIFKIQTNYRSTESIVKFINAMLPKKSVPKELKPVKKDGMKPVVVKTWDRYEEARFVSQRILELIEEGFKPEEIAVLYRSHSHSLELQMELVRSRIDFRVLSGPRFTESAHVKDVLSFLRIVQNPRDKSAWLRTAKLFYGIGDRTASKIADLASAYVEEGLDPFQELKKVSFSGEYSRFIDILDQIRKLDSPGEMIERVLSSFYSEYLEARYPDFREREMDLERLVEIASRYTSLESFLTDLAVTENVEIEREISQKEGKVTLTTVHQAKGLEWRVVFVISVNPGDFPNYFAISEGNLDEEERIFYVAITRAKEQLYISYQVTGTSYPYRGNRFIMRSGENFIDRIPLELVEFWEVK, from the coding sequence ATGAAAGAATACCGGATAAGGTCTAGGGAAGCGAATCTTTCTTTCCTGGAAGATCTGGATGAAGAACAGAGAAGGGCGGTCGTTGAATCAGAAGGAAGATGCATCGTAATAGCAGGTCCGGGGTCTGGGAAAACTCGTGTTATCACGTACAAGATCGCCTATCTTCTGGCGAACGGTGTAGATCCTTCCAGGATTCTTCTGGTCACGTTCACCAGGGCAGCGGCGCGGGAGATGGTGGAGAGGGCAAAGACAGTGACCGGAAGAGAGCTTTCTGAAATGCTCGCCGGAACGTTCCACCATGTGTGCAACTACTTCTTGAGAAAGTACGCACCTTACGTGGGTTTGGAGCGAAATTACTCTATCCTGGACAGAGAAGACGCGGAGAGCCTCATGAGGCATGCAAGAAGCAAGTACTTTGAAAGAAAGAGTAAAAAAGAAGAGAGAAAAAACTTCCCTCAGCCTTCTGTTTTGATGGCTATATATTCTTACATGAGAAACACTCTCAAGTCTTTGAGGGAAAGTATAATAGTGAAGAATCCAAAGTTTCTGGATTTGAAAGAAGAGATCTCGGAGATCTTCGATCTCTACGAACAAGAAAAACGCTCTCAAAACGTGGTGGACTACGAAGACCTTCTCTTCTACGCTTACAGACTCTTAGAAGAGAACAAAGAAATAAGAGATCGAGAGGCGGAAAGATTCCTTTGGGTACTCGTTGATGAGTTCCAGGATACCAACTACGTTCAGTACAGGATAGTGGAACACCTATCGTCGAAACACGGCAACGTCCTGGCGGTTGGAGACGATGCCCAGAGTATTTACTCCTTTCGAGGGGCAAGGTACGAAAACGTTGAAGATTTCATAAAGGTATCCGGAACAAAAATCTTCAAGATCCAGACGAACTACAGAAGCACGGAAAGTATTGTGAAATTCATAAACGCCATGCTTCCGAAAAAATCCGTTCCAAAAGAACTGAAGCCGGTAAAGAAGGATGGTATGAAACCTGTTGTTGTCAAGACCTGGGATAGATACGAAGAAGCGCGGTTCGTGTCTCAGAGGATTCTCGAGTTAATAGAAGAAGGGTTCAAACCAGAAGAAATCGCAGTTCTCTACAGATCACATTCGCACTCTCTGGAGCTTCAGATGGAACTCGTTCGAAGTAGAATAGATTTCCGTGTGTTGTCTGGTCCCAGATTCACCGAGAGCGCCCACGTGAAGGACGTTCTTTCTTTTCTCAGAATCGTTCAAAATCCAAGGGACAAATCCGCATGGTTGAGGACTGCAAAGCTCTTCTACGGGATCGGTGACAGAACGGCTTCGAAGATAGCGGATCTCGCCAGCGCTTACGTGGAAGAAGGTCTGGATCCCTTCCAGGAACTGAAGAAAGTGAGTTTCAGTGGTGAGTACAGCAGGTTTATCGATATTCTCGATCAGATCAGAAAGCTCGATTCTCCTGGGGAAATGATAGAGCGCGTCCTGTCTTCTTTTTATTCCGAATATCTGGAAGCGAGGTATCCTGATTTCCGTGAAAGGGAGATGGATCTGGAAAGGCTCGTTGAAATAGCGTCTCGCTACACAAGTCTCGAATCCTTCCTGACGGATCTTGCTGTGACGGAAAACGTTGAAATAGAAAGAGAAATCTCTCAAAAAGAGGGAAAGGTCACTCTCACCACCGTTCATCAGGCAAAAGGGCTCGAGTGGAGAGTCGTTTTTGTCATCTCTGTGAATCCCGGAGACTTTCCGAATTATTTCGCGATATCCGAAGGGAATCTCGATGAGGAAGAGAGGATCTTCTACGTTGCCATAACAAGAGCAAAGGAACAGCTGTATATTTCCTACCAGGTCACCGGAACCTCCTACCCATACCGCGGAAACAGGTTCATCATGAGAAGCGGAGAGAATTTCATTGACAGAATACCGCTTGAACTCGTCGAGTTTTGGGAAGTGAAATGA
- a CDS encoding radical SAM protein, with protein MIPEGKTGFCGVLRNEGGRLSYITGSHRKAFLHWYYDPHPTNCVALPICPEREHRGFYNLAVFFAGCNLDCLFCQNIDHKYMLKDERISEGKIMDIDELVEIAMKPRVSCVCFFGGDPTPWTVFALEFAVKLGNRRRICWETNGLAHPRIMERMARVSLESGGIVKIDWKAFSPEVYEALTGVDGKSAVRRIMENVQLVSSMGKGREIPLLVISVLVIPHYIDEKEIEGIAGFISSVDPEIPLVLLAFAPQHLMSDLPTTRKHHMERVKQKALEKGLKRVFVENVWLLS; from the coding sequence GTGATACCGGAAGGGAAAACAGGATTTTGCGGCGTTCTCAGAAACGAAGGAGGCAGGCTCTCCTATATAACAGGCTCTCACAGGAAGGCCTTCCTTCACTGGTACTACGATCCCCATCCAACGAACTGCGTCGCACTACCTATCTGTCCGGAAAGAGAACACAGGGGCTTTTACAATCTCGCAGTCTTCTTCGCAGGATGCAACCTCGACTGCCTCTTCTGTCAGAACATAGATCACAAGTACATGTTGAAAGACGAAAGGATATCCGAAGGAAAGATCATGGACATCGACGAACTCGTTGAGATAGCTATGAAACCACGCGTCTCCTGTGTGTGCTTTTTCGGGGGAGATCCCACTCCCTGGACTGTGTTCGCACTGGAGTTTGCCGTGAAGCTGGGAAATCGCCGAAGGATCTGCTGGGAAACGAATGGTCTTGCTCATCCCAGGATCATGGAGAGGATGGCCAGAGTCAGTCTTGAAAGTGGTGGCATAGTCAAGATAGACTGGAAGGCCTTTTCACCGGAGGTTTATGAAGCGCTGACCGGAGTTGACGGGAAGAGTGCCGTTAGAAGAATCATGGAGAACGTGCAGCTGGTTTCCTCCATGGGTAAGGGAAGAGAAATACCACTTCTTGTTATCAGTGTTCTTGTAATACCTCACTACATCGACGAAAAGGAAATAGAAGGAATCGCAGGGTTCATTTCATCGGTGGATCCAGAAATTCCCCTTGTTCTCCTTGCGTTCGCTCCTCAGCACCTGATGAGCGATCTTCCAACCACCAGAAAACATCACATGGAGAGAGTGAAACAGAAGGCACTCGAAAAGGGTCTGAAGAGGGTGTTCGTGGAGAACGTTTGGCTTCTGAGCTAA